The following coding sequences are from one Mugil cephalus isolate CIBA_MC_2020 chromosome 9, CIBA_Mcephalus_1.1, whole genome shotgun sequence window:
- the rhbdd1 gene encoding rhomboid-related protein 4: protein MHNRRRGSHLGLLLLAFQLFQVGLDNIPPVTLGVLALNVYLYLFPAAPLMQTCVSVYQAYWYGQWSRLLMSPFHHADDWHLYFNMASFLWKGSRLERQLGGGWFFYVLSVFSLLTGVVYLVLEALLTELTLDQSYSMTCAVGFSGVLFALKVLNHHYYPGGVTYVMGIPVSNSYASWVELVLIHLTSPGTSFIGHLSGILVGLLYTRGPLKKIMKKCAEIVTSSGHWTVDGSRSSGYFNSSGATGYRGPSSGRHSGSHQNAPGYTTRPTASYTGGLTEEEQLEAAIRNSLNDRGGANQRRAPPPYGFHLSEEGTAEEIRWRRLQRFDR from the exons ATGCACAACAGACGGAGGGGATCCCATCTGGGCCTGCTGCTCCTGGCCTTCCAGCTGTTTCAGGTGGGTCTGGACAACATCCCTCCTGTCACTCTGGGCGTCCTGGCTCTCAACGTGTACCTTTACCTCTTCCCTGCTGCCCCACTGATGCAG ACCTGTGTGAGCGTCTACCAAGCATACTGGTATGGACAATGGTCTCGACTCCTGATGTCCCCGTTCCACCACGCGGACGACTGGCATCTGTACTTCAACATGGCGTCGTTCTTGTGGAAAGGCAGCAGGCTGGAGCGGCAGCTGGGAGGAGGCTGGTTCTTCTACGTGCTGTCGGTCTTCTCTCTGCTCACTGGGGTGGTCTATCTGGTGCTGGAGGCTCTGTTAACGGAGCTCACTCTGGACCAGTCCTACAGCATGACCTGCGCTGTTGGCTTCTCGG GTGTGCTGTTTGCTCTGAAGGTGCTCAATCACCATTACTACCCTGGAGGTGTGACCTATGTGATGGGTATACCTGTTTCCAATTCCTATGCCAGCTGGGTGGAGTTAGTGCTGATCCATCTGACATCACCTGG GACCTCTTTCATCGGTCACCTGTCAGGTATCCTGGTGGGTCTGCTCTACACCAGAGGGCCGCTGAAGAAAATCATGAAGAAATGTGCAg AGATTGTGACATCAAGTGGACATTGGACAGTGGACGGTTCACGGTCCAGTGGATACTTCAACTCTTCAGGCGCTACAG gctACAGAGGCCCTAGTAGTGGAAGACACTCGGGCAGTCATCAGAACGCACCAGGTTACACAACACGTCCCACAGCGTCTTACACAGGTGGACTGACGGAGGAGGAGCAGTTGGAAGCCGCCATCAGAAACAGTCTGAACGACAGAG GtggagccaatcagagaagagcTCCTCCTCCGTATGGTTTCCACCTCTCTGAGGAAGGGACGGCTGAGGAAATCAGGTGGAGGAGACTGCAGAGGTTTGACAGATGA